A stretch of the Thermodesulfovibrionales bacterium genome encodes the following:
- a CDS encoding helix-turn-helix domain-containing protein, which yields MTRRPVVVLTEGEEKIYNTLSLEGESVFIYPLSQSDRIKKMDMDLLILDSGYNPVKGLMILKEIKNLRPEIPVVFLTEETSEEIVIKTFKAGAREFFKKPFDLNEFKKRLNELLTLKRRAREKRTAFPVTDVLKFLDKPIEDIPASIIKTIYFMNEHLGDKLSILDMAREAGFSRFHFCRIFRRYTGISPKKLLCLLRLERAKILLRDPDRTVSDVAAEVGFNDLSNFIRYFKKYAGYTPSAYKREILKTPSQ from the coding sequence ATGACTAGAAGACCTGTTGTTGTGCTCACAGAAGGAGAGGAAAAGATTTATAATACTCTCTCACTGGAGGGAGAGTCTGTCTTTATTTACCCTCTCAGCCAGAGTGACCGTATCAAAAAAATGGATATGGATCTTCTTATCCTTGATTCAGGATATAATCCAGTCAAGGGCCTCATGATTTTAAAAGAAATAAAGAATTTGAGACCCGAGATTCCGGTTGTATTTTTAACAGAGGAAACTTCTGAAGAGATTGTAATAAAGACATTCAAGGCAGGAGCAAGAGAATTTTTTAAAAAACCATTCGACCTGAATGAGTTTAAAAAAAGATTGAATGAGCTTTTAACCCTTAAAAGAAGAGCAAGAGAGAAAAGGACAGCATTCCCCGTAACAGATGTGCTTAAATTTCTTGACAAGCCTATTGAAGATATTCCTGCCAGTATAATAAAAACAATCTATTTCATGAATGAACATCTCGGTGACAAACTTTCAATATTAGATATGGCAAGGGAGGCAGGTTTCAGCAGGTTTCACTTCTGCAGGATATTCAGGAGATATACAGGTATCAGTCCGAAGAAATTACTCTGCCTGCTGCGTCTTGAAAGGGCAAAGATACTTCTGAGAGATCCTGACAGAACAGTATCTGATGTTGCAGCAGAGGTGGGTTTTAATGATCTGAGTAATTTCATAAGATATTTTAAGAAATATGCTGGCTATACACCCAGTGCTTATAAAAGAGAAATACTTAAAACTCCTTCTCAATAA
- a CDS encoding TIGR04282 family arsenosugar biosynthesis glycosyltransferase, which produces MEDKACIGIIFRTPDYGKVKKRLASTIGEERALRAYTVMLYATISNVSGLDRIDIFGFYEGRFPEEISTISRFKEILPQEGQELGERLLRAIERLSKAGYKKILLIGADSPDLPADNIKEAFRALDNFDLVIGPSEDGGYYLIGMKEPLFFIFQEIPWGGSEVLKTTLRMALQKGLSVYLLPRWYDIDTEKDLKRWFSKCLNY; this is translated from the coding sequence ATGGAAGATAAAGCATGCATTGGGATCATCTTCAGGACCCCTGATTATGGTAAAGTAAAGAAGAGACTTGCCTCAACAATAGGAGAAGAAAGGGCCCTCCGGGCCTACACCGTCATGCTCTATGCAACCATTAGCAATGTATCAGGACTGGATAGAATAGATATATTTGGTTTCTATGAAGGAAGATTTCCCGAAGAGATAAGCACAATAAGCAGGTTCAAGGAAATCCTTCCTCAGGAAGGGCAGGAACTGGGAGAAAGACTCTTAAGAGCAATAGAACGCCTTTCTAAAGCAGGTTATAAAAAAATCCTATTAATAGGAGCTGATTCCCCTGATCTGCCTGCTGATAATATAAAAGAAGCTTTTAGAGCCCTTGATAACTTTGACCTTGTCATAGGTCCTTCAGAGGATGGAGGATATTATCTTATAGGTATGAAAGAACCTCTTTTCTTTATCTTTCAGGAGATCCCCTGGGGAGGGAGCGAGGTTTTAAAAACAACACTCAGGATGGCGTTACAAAAGGGGCTTTCTGTCTATCTTCTTCCGAGATGGTATGATATAGACACAGAGAAAGACCTAAAAAGATGGTTCAGTAAGTGCCTGAATTATTGA